A portion of the Adhaeribacter radiodurans genome contains these proteins:
- a CDS encoding SusC/RagA family TonB-linked outer membrane protein — protein MKIFTSLKFLIAITLSFISWNYSFAQGLPISGKVTASDTNEALPGVSIVVKGTSQGTVTDTEGNFKISVPNNQSVLVFSFIGYAAKEVTVGNQSAINVSLGVDAKALQEVVVTGYSSQSKRDITGSVATVDAQELTKVAAPNVAQQLQGRAPGVTVTTNNTPGGEATVRIRGFGTINNNDPLYVIDGVPTKGGLNNINPNNIESMQVLKDASASSIYGSRAANGVIIITTKKGKAGVPKFSFNTRTGVQYGKLDLDLIVNPQQHGELLWQQLRNAGILTNGNPSHPQYGNGSTPVVPDYILAGNSYGLFEGDPRVDPTLVNYNRTGYYQIVKANKQGTDWLNEILRPAAIQEYNLGASGGSENGRYALSLNYFKQDGVLLNTSFNRYSVRSNTEFSLKDRFRLGENLEVSYTQNKGYYNNNGTASGANNQDGNPVGNAYRIPSIIPVYDINGRYAATRAAGLGPATNPVAQLNRNKNDRTNQFRTFGNAYAELDILQDLTAKTSIGIDYINAYRQDYNLLDLEEAEIESANGLTNANAYDITWTWSNTLNYKKTFNDIHSLGVLIGAEAIEGTGRDFSANRTTFFSEDPQYMFLSAGASGINNAGAGYEWALFSLFGKVNYSLKDRYLLEATVRRDGSSRFGANNRYGTFPAFSAGWRLSEEEFMSGLTFFDDLKVRAGWGQTGNQEIGNYNGFNTYRSTLNQSSYAITGSNNAVVAGFDTQAFGNPDAKWETTTQTNVGLDASVLQGKLSLTFDLYNRLTSDMLYQVNLPATQGTATVPFVNVGEMRNRGVDLGIDFNNKALNGDLTYGVSVNFSTYRNEVLKLNNSATAVLLGPNIRSYTWTRSVVGQPLYSFYGHVIDGIYQNEAEVANSPTYPGYAAVGKFKYRDVDGNGIINDNDRTFIGNPHPDFTYGVNLNVGYKNFDLSAFFQGVQGNEVLNMVKRWVDFNNQAGNRSLRMLNDSWTLGNPNAVLPILNSTDSRSQQPSSYFIEDGSYLRLKNLTLGYTLPTNALSKIGLESLRVYMQAQNLFTITKYSGIDPEITSVGSTPGSTILGVDQGTYPQSKMYQIGLNIGL, from the coding sequence ATGAAAATTTTTACCAGTTTAAAATTCCTTATTGCTATTACCTTAAGTTTTATATCGTGGAACTACTCTTTTGCACAAGGGCTGCCCATTTCCGGGAAAGTTACTGCCTCCGATACCAATGAGGCGCTTCCGGGAGTGAGTATTGTTGTAAAAGGTACTTCTCAGGGAACCGTTACGGATACAGAAGGTAACTTTAAAATTTCCGTTCCTAATAATCAAAGTGTATTGGTTTTTTCTTTTATTGGTTATGCGGCCAAAGAAGTAACTGTTGGTAATCAATCGGCTATTAACGTTAGTTTAGGGGTAGATGCCAAAGCTTTGCAGGAAGTAGTTGTTACCGGTTATTCTTCTCAGTCTAAAAGAGATATTACTGGCTCGGTAGCTACCGTAGATGCTCAGGAGCTAACTAAAGTGGCTGCACCCAACGTAGCGCAACAATTACAAGGCCGCGCGCCGGGGGTTACGGTAACCACCAACAATACACCCGGCGGCGAAGCCACCGTTCGTATCCGAGGTTTTGGTACTATTAACAACAACGATCCGCTTTATGTGATTGATGGAGTCCCTACTAAAGGTGGCTTAAACAACATAAACCCGAATAATATCGAGTCGATGCAAGTGTTAAAAGATGCTTCGGCCTCTTCTATTTATGGTTCCCGGGCAGCTAACGGGGTAATTATTATTACAACTAAAAAAGGGAAAGCCGGCGTACCTAAATTTTCCTTTAATACTCGTACGGGGGTGCAATACGGTAAACTGGATCTGGATCTGATTGTCAATCCGCAACAACACGGTGAGTTATTGTGGCAACAACTCCGGAACGCCGGCATTTTAACCAACGGAAATCCATCGCACCCGCAATACGGTAATGGGTCTACTCCGGTAGTACCAGATTATATTCTGGCAGGTAACAGCTACGGACTTTTTGAAGGAGACCCACGGGTAGATCCCACTTTAGTAAATTACAACCGCACCGGCTATTACCAGATTGTAAAAGCTAATAAACAAGGTACCGACTGGTTAAACGAAATTTTACGGCCAGCTGCTATCCAGGAATATAACCTGGGGGCTTCCGGCGGTAGCGAGAACGGTCGTTATGCGCTTTCTTTAAATTATTTTAAACAAGATGGCGTGTTATTAAATACTTCTTTCAACCGTTACTCGGTACGGTCTAACACAGAATTTAGCTTGAAAGACCGGTTCCGGTTGGGCGAAAACCTGGAAGTAAGCTATACTCAAAATAAAGGGTATTATAACAATAACGGTACAGCAAGCGGTGCTAATAACCAGGATGGCAACCCCGTGGGCAATGCCTACCGGATACCTTCTATTATACCTGTGTATGACATAAATGGCCGTTACGCAGCTACCCGGGCCGCTGGTTTAGGACCCGCTACCAACCCGGTTGCCCAGTTAAACCGCAACAAAAACGATCGAACTAATCAGTTCCGGACGTTTGGTAATGCGTACGCCGAGTTAGATATTTTACAAGATTTAACCGCTAAAACCAGTATTGGTATTGACTATATTAACGCTTATCGTCAGGATTACAACCTGCTCGATTTAGAAGAAGCCGAAATTGAATCGGCAAACGGTTTAACGAACGCCAACGCCTATGATATTACCTGGACCTGGTCGAATACTTTAAACTACAAAAAGACTTTTAATGATATTCATAGCCTAGGAGTATTAATTGGTGCCGAAGCTATTGAAGGAACGGGTCGGGACTTTTCGGCTAACCGTACTACCTTTTTCTCCGAAGATCCGCAATACATGTTTTTAAGTGCCGGTGCCTCGGGCATTAACAATGCCGGTGCTGGTTACGAATGGGCGCTTTTCTCCTTATTCGGAAAAGTAAATTATTCTCTTAAAGACCGTTATCTGTTAGAAGCTACCGTGCGTCGCGATGGTTCGTCGCGGTTTGGAGCTAACAACCGGTACGGTACTTTCCCGGCGTTTAGTGCTGGCTGGCGTCTTTCCGAAGAAGAGTTTATGTCGGGCTTAACCTTTTTCGATGATTTAAAAGTACGGGCCGGTTGGGGACAAACCGGTAACCAGGAAATTGGTAATTACAATGGCTTTAATACGTACCGCTCTACCCTTAACCAATCTTCTTATGCCATTACTGGCTCTAATAATGCGGTAGTGGCCGGCTTTGATACCCAGGCTTTTGGTAACCCCGATGCCAAATGGGAAACAACCACCCAAACCAACGTGGGTCTGGATGCTTCTGTTTTACAGGGAAAATTAAGTTTAACTTTCGATTTGTATAACCGACTTACGTCAGATATGTTGTACCAGGTAAACTTACCGGCTACCCAGGGTACTGCTACCGTTCCGTTTGTGAATGTGGGCGAAATGCGTAATCGTGGGGTGGATTTGGGTATTGATTTTAACAACAAAGCGCTAAACGGCGATTTAACCTACGGCGTAAGTGTTAATTTCTCTACTTACCGCAACGAAGTTTTAAAGCTAAACAACAGCGCTACAGCGGTTTTATTAGGACCTAACATTCGCAGTTATACCTGGACCCGTTCCGTGGTTGGTCAGCCTTTGTATTCTTTCTACGGCCATGTGATTGATGGTATTTACCAGAACGAGGCCGAAGTAGCGAACAGTCCTACCTATCCGGGCTACGCGGCCGTGGGTAAATTTAAATACCGCGATGTGGATGGCAACGGTATTATTAACGACAACGACCGCACTTTTATCGGCAATCCGCACCCTGATTTTACCTATGGCGTGAACCTGAATGTAGGATATAAAAACTTCGACTTATCTGCTTTCTTCCAGGGCGTACAAGGCAACGAAGTTCTGAACATGGTAAAACGCTGGGTCGATTTTAACAACCAGGCCGGTAACCGGAGTTTACGCATGCTAAACGACTCCTGGACTCTCGGAAACCCCAATGCAGTTCTGCCTATACTTAACTCAACGGATAGTAGAAGTCAGCAGCCGTCCAGTTATTTTATCGAAGATGGTTCTTATTTACGCTTGAAAAACCTGACTTTGGGTTATACTTTGCCTACCAATGCCTTAAGTAAAATCGGGTTAGAAAGTTTACGGGTTTACATGCAAGCTCAAAACCTGTTTACTATTACCAAATACAGCGGCATCGATCCGGAAATTACTTCGGTTGGCTCTACGCCGGGCAGTACTATTCTGGGAGTAGATCAGGGTACCTATCCGCAATCTAAAATGTACCAGATAGGCCTTAACATTGGTTTGTAA
- a CDS encoding RagB/SusD family nutrient uptake outer membrane protein: MNKKIMIIAGFISLGLTSSCGDDFLERTPLGAANEATLTNAAGVNAALIAAYSLLDGVGAGPDFAASGSNWIYGEVASDNAYKGSDVGDQAQITTIERYQGQADIAAFNDRWVAIYDGVSRTNDVLKLAAKASDLKEAEKTQIIAEARFLRGWYHFEAKKLWNMVPYVDETVTNFNIANDKDIWPQIEADLEFASANLAATKSQPGRASSWAAKAVLAKAHMFQQDYTAAKTLLDDVINNGPFRLVDSFHDNFRIATENNSESILEVQNSVADGGSGQNGNWGDNLNFPYNAGPGGCCGFYQPSQNLVNAFKTDANGLPLLDTYNETDVKSDEGLAATDSFTPYDGTLDPRLDWTVGRRGIPFLNWGIHPGRTWIRDQAFAGPYSGKKASFYQGDNAGAESTRSNANNYRALRFADILLLRAEVAVEENDLTTALTIVNQIRDRADNVVVTLPDGSPAANYKVGLYSSFPDQTYARKAVQFERRLELALEGHRFFDLVRWGNAAEVLNAYLAKESLRRTYLNGATFEKGKDEYFPIPQTQIDIVGNTILKQNPL, encoded by the coding sequence ATGAATAAGAAAATTATGATAATAGCGGGTTTTATTTCCCTGGGGCTTACCAGTTCCTGCGGCGATGATTTCCTGGAAAGAACTCCTTTAGGTGCTGCAAATGAAGCTACTTTAACCAATGCGGCAGGAGTAAATGCCGCTTTGATTGCAGCTTATAGTTTATTGGATGGGGTAGGGGCCGGACCTGATTTTGCGGCATCGGGCAGCAACTGGATTTACGGCGAAGTAGCTTCGGATAATGCCTATAAAGGTAGCGATGTGGGCGACCAGGCCCAGATTACGACTATTGAGCGTTACCAGGGCCAGGCCGATATTGCTGCTTTTAATGATAGATGGGTGGCCATTTACGACGGGGTTTCGCGAACCAACGATGTGTTAAAGCTGGCGGCCAAAGCAAGCGACCTAAAAGAAGCCGAGAAAACCCAGATAATAGCTGAAGCGCGCTTTTTAAGAGGTTGGTATCATTTCGAAGCTAAGAAACTGTGGAACATGGTGCCTTACGTAGACGAAACCGTCACTAATTTTAATATTGCGAACGATAAAGATATCTGGCCGCAAATTGAAGCTGATTTAGAATTTGCATCGGCTAACCTGGCAGCTACTAAATCGCAACCCGGCCGGGCAAGCAGTTGGGCGGCAAAGGCGGTACTGGCTAAAGCGCATATGTTTCAACAGGATTATACCGCTGCCAAAACGCTCCTGGATGATGTCATTAATAATGGCCCGTTCAGATTGGTAGATAGCTTTCACGATAATTTTAGAATTGCTACCGAAAACAACAGCGAGTCTATTCTGGAAGTGCAAAATTCAGTTGCCGATGGGGGTAGCGGCCAGAATGGTAACTGGGGAGATAACTTAAATTTTCCGTACAATGCCGGTCCGGGCGGTTGCTGCGGTTTTTATCAGCCATCGCAAAATTTAGTAAATGCATTTAAAACCGATGCCAATGGCTTGCCTTTGCTGGATACTTATAATGAAACTGATGTGAAAAGCGACGAAGGTTTAGCAGCAACAGATTCATTTACTCCCTATGATGGTACACTGGATCCACGCCTAGATTGGACGGTTGGTCGCCGGGGTATTCCATTTTTAAACTGGGGCATTCACCCGGGCCGTACCTGGATTCGCGATCAGGCATTTGCCGGTCCTTATTCTGGCAAAAAAGCTTCTTTTTACCAGGGCGATAACGCGGGTGCGGAGTCGACGAGGTCCAATGCCAATAATTACCGGGCTCTGCGCTTTGCCGATATATTATTATTGCGCGCTGAAGTAGCCGTAGAAGAAAATGACCTAACCACTGCTTTAACCATCGTGAATCAAATTAGAGACCGAGCCGATAATGTGGTAGTTACTTTACCGGATGGTTCTCCGGCCGCGAACTATAAAGTAGGTTTATATTCTTCTTTCCCCGACCAAACCTATGCCCGCAAAGCGGTACAATTTGAACGCCGTTTAGAGCTGGCTTTGGAAGGTCACCGGTTCTTCGATTTAGTACGTTGGGGCAATGCCGCCGAAGTTTTAAATGCTTACCTAGCCAAAGAAAGTTTAAGAAGAACGTATTTAAATGGAGCCACCTTCGAGAAAGGTAAAGATGAGTATTTCCCTATCCCGCAAACGCAAATTGATATTGTGGGCAATACTATTTTAAAGCAAAATCCCCTTTAA
- a CDS encoding beta-N-acetylhexosaminidase, which yields MRKKACLLLILSWISLLPASAQLKEISTENLGLVPLPKEVKAYEGKFTLPSKVIISAKTKDELNTADFLKTYLGELGKEVTITPDAKLATIKLKIGGTGSSKNPESYELTVDKSGASLSASAGPGLFYASQTLMQLMPPKVQESIELPYVRITDEPTFKWRGNMLDVARHFFPVSFVKKYIDYLAAYKINTFHWHLTDDQGWRIEIKKYPKLTTISAFRNESLIGPQQLMKKPEDYKYDGMPHGGFYTQEQIKEVIDYAQKRYITIVPEIEMPGHSVAVLAAYPELACKPGPYQTRTLWGISEDIVCPSEQTFQFFEDVLTEVVQLFPGKYVHIGGDEAPKDRWRESDLVKDIMKKEKLKDVEKVQGWFNSRIEKFLLAKGKKLIGWDEILEGGITPKSTIMSWRGEKGGIEAARHGNEVVMSPSTHLYLDHGQNPVPHSPVEPTMIGGYLPLEKVYGYNPLSSELTPEQHKYILGPQANLWTEYITTPEKVEYMLFPRILALSEVAWTPYANKNYSDFLQRLGKQFPRLDAKNILYRVPEPGGMETNKIVTQGDKAILTLTTLYPGSQIRYTLDGTVPNETSDVYTKPLPIPINKNLKVRAITITPNGRHSVPAEVVIP from the coding sequence ATGAGAAAAAAAGCTTGCCTATTACTGATTCTTTCCTGGATCAGCCTTTTACCTGCTAGTGCTCAATTAAAAGAAATTTCAACGGAAAACCTGGGCTTAGTGCCGCTGCCCAAAGAAGTTAAAGCTTACGAAGGAAAATTTACCCTACCCAGTAAAGTAATTATCTCTGCCAAAACTAAAGATGAACTAAACACCGCCGATTTCTTAAAAACCTATTTAGGTGAATTAGGTAAAGAAGTTACCATTACCCCAGATGCCAAACTGGCTACCATAAAATTGAAAATTGGTGGCACCGGTAGTTCTAAAAACCCTGAAAGCTACGAATTAACAGTAGATAAATCTGGTGCCAGCTTAAGTGCTTCGGCCGGACCAGGTTTATTTTATGCTTCCCAAACCTTAATGCAACTAATGCCACCAAAAGTGCAGGAAAGCATTGAGCTGCCATACGTGCGTATTACCGATGAGCCGACTTTTAAATGGCGTGGTAATATGCTCGACGTAGCCCGGCATTTCTTCCCGGTTTCGTTTGTAAAGAAATACATTGATTATTTAGCGGCTTATAAAATAAATACATTTCACTGGCACCTTACCGATGACCAGGGCTGGCGCATTGAAATTAAAAAATATCCTAAACTGACTACTATTAGTGCTTTCCGGAATGAATCTTTGATTGGGCCGCAGCAACTAATGAAAAAGCCCGAAGATTATAAGTACGACGGCATGCCGCATGGTGGCTTTTACACCCAGGAGCAAATTAAAGAAGTAATTGACTATGCCCAGAAACGGTACATAACCATTGTTCCGGAAATAGAAATGCCCGGCCATTCAGTGGCCGTATTGGCGGCTTACCCTGAGTTAGCCTGCAAGCCAGGACCTTATCAAACCCGTACCTTATGGGGCATTTCCGAAGATATAGTTTGTCCGTCGGAGCAAACTTTTCAGTTTTTCGAAGATGTATTAACAGAAGTGGTGCAGTTATTCCCGGGTAAATACGTGCACATTGGCGGCGACGAAGCGCCCAAAGACCGCTGGCGCGAGAGCGACTTGGTAAAAGACATCATGAAAAAAGAAAAACTTAAAGATGTGGAGAAAGTGCAGGGTTGGTTTAACAGCCGCATCGAAAAATTCTTGCTAGCCAAAGGCAAAAAGTTAATTGGTTGGGACGAAATTTTGGAAGGTGGAATCACTCCAAAATCAACCATTATGAGCTGGCGCGGCGAAAAAGGTGGTATTGAAGCAGCCCGCCACGGCAACGAAGTAGTAATGTCGCCTTCCACCCATTTGTATTTAGACCACGGTCAGAATCCGGTTCCGCACAGCCCGGTTGAGCCTACCATGATTGGCGGTTATTTGCCTTTAGAAAAAGTATATGGCTATAATCCCCTTTCCAGCGAACTAACTCCGGAGCAACATAAATACATTTTGGGCCCTCAAGCCAATTTATGGACCGAATACATTACCACGCCAGAAAAAGTAGAGTACATGTTATTCCCTCGTATTTTAGCTTTATCTGAAGTAGCCTGGACTCCCTACGCCAATAAAAATTATTCCGATTTCCTGCAGCGTTTAGGTAAGCAATTCCCGCGGCTCGACGCTAAAAATATTTTGTACCGGGTGCCGGAACCAGGCGGAATGGAAACCAATAAAATTGTAACACAAGGCGATAAAGCCATTCTTACCTTAACTACTCTTTATCCGGGTTCTCAAATTCGTTACACGTTAGATGGTACCGTTCCGAACGAAACATCTGATGTGTACACCAAACCATTGCCTATACCAATTAATAAAAATTTAAAAGTTAGGGCTATTACTATTACGCCAAATGGCCGCCATAGTGTACCCGCCGAAGTTGTAATTCCTTAA
- a CDS encoding Gfo/Idh/MocA family oxidoreductase, giving the protein MTLPEANSRRKFLKNSIAALAGITIVPRHVLGGKGYLAPSDHLTKGIIGVGSMGRGHIPYAGTKVVAICDVEQNHLKIALDKIGSTVKTFSDYRELIQLPEVDIVHIATPPHWHGIMAADAARAGKDIWCEKPMTRTIGEGKRVVEAVQQHGRIFRLNTWFRFEDMFYGMRTPVKPIKKLVESGLLGWPLKVTVGATTGYDWKFYWVGKTNLDPMPVPATLNYDAWLGPAPYKPYNPHRVHQTFRGYWDYDGGGLGDMGQHYLDPVQYFLGKDDTSPVSVEVDAPQQHTDAVGTWRRITYTYADGCQIILDGEGKDTNAAYIEGPNGKLYPGFRSDIPDLEKKLAAFPDPQPQVTNFVDAVKNRKKFALNEENGHRSCTIVNMGLAALKLGRSLKYDPVKQEFIDDEGANRLIDQPMRAPFVI; this is encoded by the coding sequence ATGACTCTGCCAGAAGCAAACTCCAGGAGGAAATTCCTGAAAAATTCTATCGCGGCCTTGGCCGGTATCACCATTGTTCCCCGTCATGTTTTAGGCGGTAAAGGTTACCTAGCTCCAAGCGATCATCTTACTAAAGGTATTATTGGGGTGGGTTCTATGGGTAGGGGCCACATCCCATACGCCGGTACCAAGGTAGTGGCCATTTGCGACGTAGAGCAAAACCATTTAAAAATAGCTTTAGATAAAATTGGCAGTACTGTTAAAACTTTTTCGGATTACCGCGAACTGATTCAGTTGCCGGAAGTTGATATTGTACATATTGCTACCCCGCCGCACTGGCATGGCATTATGGCCGCCGATGCGGCCCGGGCAGGTAAAGATATCTGGTGTGAAAAACCAATGACCCGAACTATTGGCGAAGGAAAGCGGGTAGTAGAAGCTGTGCAGCAACACGGGCGTATTTTCCGGTTAAATACCTGGTTCCGTTTCGAAGATATGTTCTACGGCATGCGCACGCCGGTTAAACCCATTAAAAAATTAGTAGAAAGTGGCTTGTTAGGTTGGCCCTTAAAAGTTACCGTTGGGGCTACTACCGGTTACGATTGGAAATTCTACTGGGTAGGTAAAACCAACCTCGACCCAATGCCCGTACCGGCTACTTTAAATTACGATGCGTGGCTGGGGCCAGCCCCTTACAAACCGTACAACCCACACCGGGTACACCAAACTTTCCGGGGATATTGGGACTATGATGGCGGCGGCCTAGGCGATATGGGTCAGCATTATTTAGATCCGGTGCAATACTTTTTAGGAAAAGATGATACCAGCCCGGTTTCGGTGGAAGTAGATGCTCCGCAGCAACATACGGATGCCGTAGGCACTTGGCGCCGGATTACTTATACCTATGCTGATGGCTGCCAGATTATTTTGGATGGGGAAGGAAAAGACACCAATGCCGCTTACATCGAAGGTCCTAACGGTAAATTATACCCTGGCTTCCGGTCGGATATTCCGGATTTAGAGAAAAAACTGGCTGCTTTCCCCGACCCACAACCTCAGGTTACTAATTTTGTAGATGCCGTTAAAAACCGGAAAAAGTTTGCCTTAAACGAAGAAAACGGTCACCGTTCCTGCACCATTGTAAACATGGGGTTAGCCGCTTTAAAACTAGGACGCTCGCTCAAGTACGATCCGGTAAAACAAGAGTTTATCGATGACGAAGGCGCTAACCGCCTTATTGATCAACCTATGCGTGCACCATTTGTGATTTAG